In Streptomyces sp. SN-593, a single genomic region encodes these proteins:
- a CDS encoding S8 family peptidase, with the protein MRTAEQGTGPGLTWSLRGKHPEDVLVAADGEAPAPDRGWADALGTGVRVCVVDSGVEDDHPLIGRVDGSWTVRKDESGTSVVETEPTDSCGHGTACAGIIRRTAPECELYSVQVLGKGFGGTGDVLLAGLRWAIRQGFDVINLSLSTTRPQFAEELRVLADEAYFRGTAIVASAHNTPVESFPWRFASVISVGSHQEDDPELHLYNPSPPVEFFAPGQNVQVAWLGGGTIRTTGNSFATPYIAGLCARILSRHRRMTTFQLKNALYLSAANVQLGIRGAS; encoded by the coding sequence ATGAGAACCGCCGAGCAGGGCACAGGGCCCGGACTCACCTGGAGTCTGCGCGGCAAGCACCCCGAGGACGTGCTGGTCGCCGCCGACGGCGAGGCGCCCGCGCCCGACCGGGGCTGGGCCGACGCGCTCGGCACCGGGGTGCGGGTGTGCGTGGTCGACTCCGGGGTGGAGGACGACCACCCGCTGATCGGCCGGGTCGACGGCTCCTGGACGGTCCGCAAGGACGAGTCGGGGACCAGCGTGGTGGAGACCGAGCCCACCGACTCGTGCGGCCACGGCACCGCCTGCGCCGGCATCATCCGCAGGACCGCGCCGGAGTGCGAGCTGTACAGCGTGCAGGTGCTCGGCAAGGGGTTCGGCGGCACCGGGGACGTGCTGCTGGCCGGGCTGCGCTGGGCGATCCGGCAGGGCTTCGACGTGATCAACCTCAGCCTGTCCACCACGCGCCCGCAGTTCGCGGAGGAGCTGCGGGTCCTCGCCGACGAGGCGTACTTCCGCGGCACGGCGATCGTCGCCTCCGCGCACAACACGCCGGTGGAGAGCTTCCCCTGGCGCTTCGCGTCCGTGATCTCCGTCGGCAGCCACCAGGAGGACGACCCCGAGCTGCACCTGTACAACCCGAGCCCCCCGGTGGAGTTCTTCGCCCCCGGCCAGAACGTCCAGGTGGCGTGGCTCGGCGGGGGGACGATCAGGACCACGGGCAACAGCTTCGCCACGCCCTACATCGCCGGGCTGTGCGCCCGCATCCTGTCCCGGCACCGCCGGATGACGACCTTCCAGCTCAAGAACGCGCTCTACCTTTCCGCGGCAAACGTCCAACTGGGCATCAGGGGTGCTTCGTGA